A genomic region of Saimiri boliviensis isolate mSaiBol1 chromosome 20, mSaiBol1.pri, whole genome shotgun sequence contains the following coding sequences:
- the ZNF789 gene encoding zinc finger protein 789 isoform X7, whose product MTPAFEYFWRCQVFSSERSRVRRMNGCRKPGLGFVRVGGSEARHKMKTLTPRQKFSEDLESYKISVVMQESAKKLSEKLHKCKEFVDNCKLSFPTSGDEYSRGFLQNLNIIQDQDAQTRWKQGSYDEDGKPFNQRSLLLGHEQILTRAKSYECSECGKVIRRKAWFDQHQRIHFLENPFECKVCGQAFRQRSALTVHKQCHLQNKPYRCHDCGKCFRQLAYLVEHKRIHTKEKPYKCNECEKTFSQNSTLLRHQVIHSGEKPHKCLECGKAFGRHSTLLCHQQIHSKPNTHKCSECGQSFGRNVDLIQHQRIHTKEEFFQCGECGKTFSFKRNLFRHQVIHTGSRPYPCIICGKSFKWHTSFIKHQGTHKGHVST is encoded by the coding sequence GTTCTGAAGCCAGACACAAGATGAAAACGCTAACTCCAAGACAGAAATTTTCTGAAGATTTAGAGTCATATAAGATATCAGTGGTAATGCAGGAATCAGCCAAGAAACTTTCAGAAAAGTTACATAAGTGTAAAGAATTTGTGGACAATTGCAAGCTGAGTTTCCCTACTAGTGGCGATGAATACAGCAGGGGCTTCCTTCAAAACCTTAACATTATTCAAGATCAGGATGCGCAAACAAGGTGGAAGCAGGGCAGCTATGATGAGGATGGGAAACCCTTCAATCAAAGATCTTTGCTTTTGGGGCACGAGCAAATTCTCACAAGAGCCAAGTCTTATGaatgcagtgaatgtggaaaagTCATTAGGCGTAAGGCATGGTTTGATCAACATCAAAGAATTCACTTTTTAGAGAATCCCTTTGAGTGTAAGGTATGTGGGCAAGCCTTCAGACAGCGGTCAGCTCTTACAGTCCATAAACAGTGTCACCTGCAAAACAAGCCATACAGATGTCATGACTGTGGAAAATGTTTTCGGCAGCTCGCATATCTTGTTGAACATAAGAGGATTCATACCAAAgaaaaaccctacaaatgtaaCGAATGTGAAAAAACATTTAGTCAGAATTCAACCCTTCttcgacatcaggtgatccacagTGGAGAAAAACCCCATAAATGCCTTGAGTGTGGAAAAGCCTTTGGCCGGCATTCAACCCTACTATGTCATCAACAGATTCACAGCAAACCGAACACCCATAAATGCAGTGAATGTGGACAGTCCTTTGGTCGGAATGTGGATCTCATTCAGCATCAAAGAATCCATACAAAGGAGGAATTCTTTCAATGTGGAGAATGTGGGAAAACGTTCAGTTTTAAGAGGAATCTTTTTCGACATCAAGTCATTCACACCGGAAGCCGACCCTACCCATGTATTATATGTGGAAAATCTTTCAAGTGGCACACAAGCTTTATTAAGCACCAGGGCACTCACAAAGGACACGTATCCACGTGA
- the ZNF789 gene encoding zinc finger protein 789 isoform X5, with product MYFTREEWGHLDWGQKDLYRDVMLENYRNMVLLGFQFPKPEVICQLENWDEQWILDLPRAGIRKASGSACPGSEARHKMKTLTPRQKFSEDLESYKISVVMQESAKKLSEKLHKCKEFVDNCKLSFPTSGDEYSRGFLQNLNIIQDQDAQTRWKQGSYDEDGKPFNQRSLLLGHEQILTRAKSYECSECGKVIRRKAWFDQHQRIHFLENPFECKVCGQAFRQRSALTVHKQCHLQNKPYRCHDCGKCFRQLAYLVEHKRIHTKEKPYKCNECEKTFSQNSTLLRHQVIHSGEKPHKCLECGKAFGRHSTLLCHQQIHSKPNTHKCSECGQSFGRNVDLIQHQRIHTKEEFFQCGECGKTFSFKRNLFRHQVIHTGSRPYPCIICGKSFKWHTSFIKHQGTHKGHVST from the exons GATTTCAGTTCCCCAAACCTGAGGTGATCTGTCAGCTGGAGAACTGGGACGAGCAATGGATCCTGGATCTACCGAGAGCTGGGATTAGGAAGGCTTCCGGTAGTGCTTGCCCAG GTTCTGAAGCCAGACACAAGATGAAAACGCTAACTCCAAGACAGAAATTTTCTGAAGATTTAGAGTCATATAAGATATCAGTGGTAATGCAGGAATCAGCCAAGAAACTTTCAGAAAAGTTACATAAGTGTAAAGAATTTGTGGACAATTGCAAGCTGAGTTTCCCTACTAGTGGCGATGAATACAGCAGGGGCTTCCTTCAAAACCTTAACATTATTCAAGATCAGGATGCGCAAACAAGGTGGAAGCAGGGCAGCTATGATGAGGATGGGAAACCCTTCAATCAAAGATCTTTGCTTTTGGGGCACGAGCAAATTCTCACAAGAGCCAAGTCTTATGaatgcagtgaatgtggaaaagTCATTAGGCGTAAGGCATGGTTTGATCAACATCAAAGAATTCACTTTTTAGAGAATCCCTTTGAGTGTAAGGTATGTGGGCAAGCCTTCAGACAGCGGTCAGCTCTTACAGTCCATAAACAGTGTCACCTGCAAAACAAGCCATACAGATGTCATGACTGTGGAAAATGTTTTCGGCAGCTCGCATATCTTGTTGAACATAAGAGGATTCATACCAAAgaaaaaccctacaaatgtaaCGAATGTGAAAAAACATTTAGTCAGAATTCAACCCTTCttcgacatcaggtgatccacagTGGAGAAAAACCCCATAAATGCCTTGAGTGTGGAAAAGCCTTTGGCCGGCATTCAACCCTACTATGTCATCAACAGATTCACAGCAAACCGAACACCCATAAATGCAGTGAATGTGGACAGTCCTTTGGTCGGAATGTGGATCTCATTCAGCATCAAAGAATCCATACAAAGGAGGAATTCTTTCAATGTGGAGAATGTGGGAAAACGTTCAGTTTTAAGAGGAATCTTTTTCGACATCAAGTCATTCACACCGGAAGCCGACCCTACCCATGTATTATATGTGGAAAATCTTTCAAGTGGCACACAAGCTTTATTAAGCACCAGGGCACTCACAAAGGACACGTATCCACGTGA
- the ZNF789 gene encoding zinc finger protein 789 isoform X8 — protein MKTLTPRQKFSEDLESYKISVVMQESAKKLSEKLHKCKEFVDNCKLSFPTSGDEYSRGFLQNLNIIQDQDAQTRWKQGSYDEDGKPFNQRSLLLGHEQILTRAKSYECSECGKVIRRKAWFDQHQRIHFLENPFECKVCGQAFRQRSALTVHKQCHLQNKPYRCHDCGKCFRQLAYLVEHKRIHTKEKPYKCNECEKTFSQNSTLLRHQVIHSGEKPHKCLECGKAFGRHSTLLCHQQIHSKPNTHKCSECGQSFGRNVDLIQHQRIHTKEEFFQCGECGKTFSFKRNLFRHQVIHTGSRPYPCIICGKSFKWHTSFIKHQGTHKGHVST, from the coding sequence ATGAAAACGCTAACTCCAAGACAGAAATTTTCTGAAGATTTAGAGTCATATAAGATATCAGTGGTAATGCAGGAATCAGCCAAGAAACTTTCAGAAAAGTTACATAAGTGTAAAGAATTTGTGGACAATTGCAAGCTGAGTTTCCCTACTAGTGGCGATGAATACAGCAGGGGCTTCCTTCAAAACCTTAACATTATTCAAGATCAGGATGCGCAAACAAGGTGGAAGCAGGGCAGCTATGATGAGGATGGGAAACCCTTCAATCAAAGATCTTTGCTTTTGGGGCACGAGCAAATTCTCACAAGAGCCAAGTCTTATGaatgcagtgaatgtggaaaagTCATTAGGCGTAAGGCATGGTTTGATCAACATCAAAGAATTCACTTTTTAGAGAATCCCTTTGAGTGTAAGGTATGTGGGCAAGCCTTCAGACAGCGGTCAGCTCTTACAGTCCATAAACAGTGTCACCTGCAAAACAAGCCATACAGATGTCATGACTGTGGAAAATGTTTTCGGCAGCTCGCATATCTTGTTGAACATAAGAGGATTCATACCAAAgaaaaaccctacaaatgtaaCGAATGTGAAAAAACATTTAGTCAGAATTCAACCCTTCttcgacatcaggtgatccacagTGGAGAAAAACCCCATAAATGCCTTGAGTGTGGAAAAGCCTTTGGCCGGCATTCAACCCTACTATGTCATCAACAGATTCACAGCAAACCGAACACCCATAAATGCAGTGAATGTGGACAGTCCTTTGGTCGGAATGTGGATCTCATTCAGCATCAAAGAATCCATACAAAGGAGGAATTCTTTCAATGTGGAGAATGTGGGAAAACGTTCAGTTTTAAGAGGAATCTTTTTCGACATCAAGTCATTCACACCGGAAGCCGACCCTACCCATGTATTATATGTGGAAAATCTTTCAAGTGGCACACAAGCTTTATTAAGCACCAGGGCACTCACAAAGGACACGTATCCACGTGA